From one Leifsonia soli genomic stretch:
- a CDS encoding SDR family oxidoreductase, whose protein sequence is MTVKDRVDKVAKGAREKMRIVVAGGTGVVGTKVAEKLRLAGHDVVAASRRTGVNLYTRDGLQEALEGAQVVVDCCNSVYTDYAGALDFFETETLNLLTLGAAAGVRHHVVLSLVGTDKLGQANGSYFEAKAAQERLVAESGVPYSIIRSTQFFEFVRAIADSATEAQVTRVAEALVQPIAAADAADAVARTATGDPLMSAIEVAGPDQFRLGDLVSLELRWSRDPREVVAHAEGEYFGSRLQPHDLLPVADARLYWSHFTDWLDQRERTS, encoded by the coding sequence ATGACGGTCAAGGATCGCGTCGACAAAGTAGCCAAGGGAGCAAGAGAAAAAATGAGAATCGTTGTAGCCGGAGGTACTGGTGTCGTCGGTACGAAGGTCGCCGAGAAGCTCAGATTGGCCGGCCACGATGTCGTCGCGGCGTCGCGTCGGACCGGCGTGAACCTTTACACCCGAGACGGGCTTCAGGAGGCGTTGGAAGGCGCGCAGGTTGTTGTCGACTGCTGCAACTCGGTTTACACCGATTACGCGGGCGCTCTCGACTTCTTCGAGACCGAGACGTTGAACCTGCTGACTCTGGGCGCAGCCGCAGGGGTCCGGCATCATGTCGTCCTCTCCTTGGTCGGTACCGACAAACTCGGTCAGGCGAATGGTTCGTACTTCGAGGCGAAGGCTGCGCAGGAGCGACTGGTTGCCGAATCCGGGGTGCCTTATTCGATCATTCGCTCCACCCAGTTCTTCGAGTTCGTGCGGGCAATTGCGGACTCGGCTACCGAAGCCCAAGTCACACGAGTCGCTGAGGCCCTCGTCCAGCCGATCGCTGCAGCGGATGCGGCGGACGCCGTCGCTCGGACGGCGACGGGTGATCCACTGATGAGTGCCATCGAAGTAGCAGGCCCCGACCAATTCCGTTTGGGCGACTTGGTCTCCCTGGAGTTGCGGTGGTCACGTGATCCACGCGAAGTGGTAGCTCACGCGGAAGGCGAGTACTTCGGGTCACGGCTGCAACCGCATGATCTGCTGCCCGTTGCCGACGCGAGGTTGTACTGGTCCCACTTCACCGACTGGCTGGATCAGCGCGAGAGAACCAGTTGA